One window from the genome of Dioscorea cayenensis subsp. rotundata cultivar TDr96_F1 chromosome 3, TDr96_F1_v2_PseudoChromosome.rev07_lg8_w22 25.fasta, whole genome shotgun sequence encodes:
- the LOC120254079 gene encoding uncharacterized protein LOC120254079 isoform X2, whose protein sequence is MDSDTDESGRRKGGRRNPFKQLEQLRARADAVTDGINFAREDDRSLEASRERLSKVLKRYEDLKDRLSRDSDKMIYERLLKDFEAARVAQSEEILLEAEQWNDGLLATIRERVHMEADRKAMGQTGMPLDPHFNEKPSYRIGNKVLFCLEGSRIGIQYETSFAGEPCETFHCVLESKSFLEKLTVIEHTIPFFLPIREAENDFLSSNAMKFIDYVGALLQSYVDRREQVRLIKELYGNQIGELFHSLTYNLIEFVLDDFDCKVTVSLRYADLVSVLPSRIRVLAWPIHPSKKALITDKKGSGATVAKSIPSRLSYAEDALRTMSLPEAYAEIVLNLPRVLEQIFSHTGSV, encoded by the exons ATGGATAGTGATACCGATGAATCTGGGAGAAGGAAAGGCGGAAGGAGAAATCCTTTCAAG CAACTCGAACAATTGAGGGCGCGTGCAGATGCAGTAACAGATGGCATT AACTTTGCTAGGGAAGATGATCGTAGCTTGGAGGCTTCAAGGGAAAGAT TGTCAAAGGTTCTCAAGAGATATGAAGACTTGAAGGACCGCTTGTCAAG AGATTCTGATAAAATGATCTATGAGCGTTTGCTAAAGGACTTTGAAGCTGCGCGAGTTGCTCAAAGTGAAG aaaTTCTTTTGGAGGCTGAGCAGTGGAATGATGGATTATTAGCCACAATTCGAGAAAGG GTCCACATGGAAGCTGATAGAAAAGCAATGGGTCAAACTGGCATGCCTCTGGATCCTCATTTCAATGAGAAACCTTCTTATAGAATTGGAAACAAG GTACTCTTTTGTTTGGAAGGTTCTAGGATAGGCATACAATATGAGACATCTTTTGCCG GAGAGCCCTGTGAAACTTTCCATTGTGTGCTCGAAAGCAAATCGTTTCTTGAAAAATTGACTGTAATTGAGCACacaattccattttttttaccTATTAGAGAGGCAGAGAATGATTTCCTCTCGTCTAATGCAATG AAATTCATCGATTATGTTGGAGCGCTTTTGCAGTCATATGTTGACAGAAGAGAGCAG GTCCGTCTTATAAAGGAATTGTATGGAAATCAAATTGGAGAGCTATTTCACAGTCTGACATacaatttaattgaatttgtgCTGGATGATTTTGATTG CAAGGTGACTGTCAGTCTGAGATACGCGGATCTTGTTTCTGTATTACCGAGCCGAATTAGGGTATTAGCATGGCCTATTCATCCGTCCAAGAAGGCTTTGATAACCGACAAAAAAGGAAGTGGAGCAACAGTCGCCAAATCAATTCCTTCTCGCCTTTCTTATGCCGAGGATGCCTTGCGAACCATGAGCTTGCCAGAAG cATACGCCGAAATTGTGCTGAATTTGCCTCGAGTGCTTGAGCAAATCTTTTCACATACCGGGTCAGTGTAG
- the LOC120254079 gene encoding uncharacterized protein LOC120254079 isoform X3 translates to MDSDTDESGRRKGGRRNPFKQLEQLRARADAVTDGINFAREDDRSLEASRERLSKVLKRYEDLKDRLSRDSDKMIYERLLKDFEAARVAQSEEILLEAEQWNDGLLATIRERVHMEADRKAMGQTGMPLDPHFNEKPSYRIGNKVLFCLEGSRIGIQYETSFAGEPCETFHCVLESKSFLEKLTVIEHTIPFFLPIREAENDFLSSNAMKFIDYVGALLQSYVDRREQVRLIKELYGNQIGELFHSLTYNLIEFVLDDFDW, encoded by the exons ATGGATAGTGATACCGATGAATCTGGGAGAAGGAAAGGCGGAAGGAGAAATCCTTTCAAG CAACTCGAACAATTGAGGGCGCGTGCAGATGCAGTAACAGATGGCATT AACTTTGCTAGGGAAGATGATCGTAGCTTGGAGGCTTCAAGGGAAAGAT TGTCAAAGGTTCTCAAGAGATATGAAGACTTGAAGGACCGCTTGTCAAG AGATTCTGATAAAATGATCTATGAGCGTTTGCTAAAGGACTTTGAAGCTGCGCGAGTTGCTCAAAGTGAAG aaaTTCTTTTGGAGGCTGAGCAGTGGAATGATGGATTATTAGCCACAATTCGAGAAAGG GTCCACATGGAAGCTGATAGAAAAGCAATGGGTCAAACTGGCATGCCTCTGGATCCTCATTTCAATGAGAAACCTTCTTATAGAATTGGAAACAAG GTACTCTTTTGTTTGGAAGGTTCTAGGATAGGCATACAATATGAGACATCTTTTGCCG GAGAGCCCTGTGAAACTTTCCATTGTGTGCTCGAAAGCAAATCGTTTCTTGAAAAATTGACTGTAATTGAGCACacaattccattttttttaccTATTAGAGAGGCAGAGAATGATTTCCTCTCGTCTAATGCAATG AAATTCATCGATTATGTTGGAGCGCTTTTGCAGTCATATGTTGACAGAAGAGAGCAG GTCCGTCTTATAAAGGAATTGTATGGAAATCAAATTGGAGAGCTATTTCACAGTCTGACATacaatttaattgaatttgtgCTGGATGATTTTGATTGGTAA
- the LOC120254079 gene encoding uncharacterized protein LOC120254079 isoform X1 — protein sequence MDSDTDESGRRKGGRRNPFKQLEQLRARADAVTDGINFAREDDRSLEASRERLSKVLKRYEDLKDRLSRDSDKMIYERLLKDFEAARVAQSEEILLEAEQWNDGLLATIRERVHMEADRKAMGQTGMPLDPHFNEKPSYRIGNKVLFCLEGSRIGIQYETSFAGEPCETFHCVLESKSFLEKLTVIEHTIPFFLPIREAENDFLSSNAMKFIDYVGALLQSYVDRREQVRLIKELYGNQIGELFHSLTYNLIEFVLDDFDCKVTVSLRYADLVSVLPSRIRVLAWPIHPSKKALITDKKGSGATVAKSIPSRLSYAEDALRTMSLPEAYAEIVLNLPRVLEQIFSHTGHVATFQSQQR from the exons ATGGATAGTGATACCGATGAATCTGGGAGAAGGAAAGGCGGAAGGAGAAATCCTTTCAAG CAACTCGAACAATTGAGGGCGCGTGCAGATGCAGTAACAGATGGCATT AACTTTGCTAGGGAAGATGATCGTAGCTTGGAGGCTTCAAGGGAAAGAT TGTCAAAGGTTCTCAAGAGATATGAAGACTTGAAGGACCGCTTGTCAAG AGATTCTGATAAAATGATCTATGAGCGTTTGCTAAAGGACTTTGAAGCTGCGCGAGTTGCTCAAAGTGAAG aaaTTCTTTTGGAGGCTGAGCAGTGGAATGATGGATTATTAGCCACAATTCGAGAAAGG GTCCACATGGAAGCTGATAGAAAAGCAATGGGTCAAACTGGCATGCCTCTGGATCCTCATTTCAATGAGAAACCTTCTTATAGAATTGGAAACAAG GTACTCTTTTGTTTGGAAGGTTCTAGGATAGGCATACAATATGAGACATCTTTTGCCG GAGAGCCCTGTGAAACTTTCCATTGTGTGCTCGAAAGCAAATCGTTTCTTGAAAAATTGACTGTAATTGAGCACacaattccattttttttaccTATTAGAGAGGCAGAGAATGATTTCCTCTCGTCTAATGCAATG AAATTCATCGATTATGTTGGAGCGCTTTTGCAGTCATATGTTGACAGAAGAGAGCAG GTCCGTCTTATAAAGGAATTGTATGGAAATCAAATTGGAGAGCTATTTCACAGTCTGACATacaatttaattgaatttgtgCTGGATGATTTTGATTG CAAGGTGACTGTCAGTCTGAGATACGCGGATCTTGTTTCTGTATTACCGAGCCGAATTAGGGTATTAGCATGGCCTATTCATCCGTCCAAGAAGGCTTTGATAACCGACAAAAAAGGAAGTGGAGCAACAGTCGCCAAATCAATTCCTTCTCGCCTTTCTTATGCCGAGGATGCCTTGCGAACCATGAGCTTGCCAGAAG cATACGCCGAAATTGTGCTGAATTTGCCTCGAGTGCTTGAGCAAATCTTTTCACATACCGG CCACGTGGCAACATTTCAATCTCAACAAAGATAA
- the LOC120254079 gene encoding uncharacterized protein LOC120254079 isoform X4 codes for MEADRKAMGQTGMPLDPHFNEKPSYRIGNKVLFCLEGSRIGIQYETSFAGEPCETFHCVLESKSFLEKLTVIEHTIPFFLPIREAENDFLSSNAMKFIDYVGALLQSYVDRREQVRLIKELYGNQIGELFHSLTYNLIEFVLDDFDCKVTVSLRYADLVSVLPSRIRVLAWPIHPSKKALITDKKGSGATVAKSIPSRLSYAEDALRTMSLPEAYAEIVLNLPRVLEQIFSHTGHVATFQSQQR; via the exons ATGGAAGCTGATAGAAAAGCAATGGGTCAAACTGGCATGCCTCTGGATCCTCATTTCAATGAGAAACCTTCTTATAGAATTGGAAACAAG GTACTCTTTTGTTTGGAAGGTTCTAGGATAGGCATACAATATGAGACATCTTTTGCCG GAGAGCCCTGTGAAACTTTCCATTGTGTGCTCGAAAGCAAATCGTTTCTTGAAAAATTGACTGTAATTGAGCACacaattccattttttttaccTATTAGAGAGGCAGAGAATGATTTCCTCTCGTCTAATGCAATG AAATTCATCGATTATGTTGGAGCGCTTTTGCAGTCATATGTTGACAGAAGAGAGCAG GTCCGTCTTATAAAGGAATTGTATGGAAATCAAATTGGAGAGCTATTTCACAGTCTGACATacaatttaattgaatttgtgCTGGATGATTTTGATTG CAAGGTGACTGTCAGTCTGAGATACGCGGATCTTGTTTCTGTATTACCGAGCCGAATTAGGGTATTAGCATGGCCTATTCATCCGTCCAAGAAGGCTTTGATAACCGACAAAAAAGGAAGTGGAGCAACAGTCGCCAAATCAATTCCTTCTCGCCTTTCTTATGCCGAGGATGCCTTGCGAACCATGAGCTTGCCAGAAG cATACGCCGAAATTGTGCTGAATTTGCCTCGAGTGCTTGAGCAAATCTTTTCACATACCGG CCACGTGGCAACATTTCAATCTCAACAAAGATAA
- the LOC120254079 gene encoding uncharacterized protein LOC120254079 isoform X5 has protein sequence MLFKGLPMLASCPFMVLFCLEGSRIGIQYETSFAGEPCETFHCVLESKSFLEKLTVIEHTIPFFLPIREAENDFLSSNAMKFIDYVGALLQSYVDRREQVRLIKELYGNQIGELFHSLTYNLIEFVLDDFDCKVTVSLRYADLVSVLPSRIRVLAWPIHPSKKALITDKKGSGATVAKSIPSRLSYAEDALRTMSLPEAYAEIVLNLPRVLEQIFSHTGHVATFQSQQR, from the exons ATGCTCTTCAAAGGTCTACCTATGTTGGCCTCATGTCCTTTTATG GTACTCTTTTGTTTGGAAGGTTCTAGGATAGGCATACAATATGAGACATCTTTTGCCG GAGAGCCCTGTGAAACTTTCCATTGTGTGCTCGAAAGCAAATCGTTTCTTGAAAAATTGACTGTAATTGAGCACacaattccattttttttaccTATTAGAGAGGCAGAGAATGATTTCCTCTCGTCTAATGCAATG AAATTCATCGATTATGTTGGAGCGCTTTTGCAGTCATATGTTGACAGAAGAGAGCAG GTCCGTCTTATAAAGGAATTGTATGGAAATCAAATTGGAGAGCTATTTCACAGTCTGACATacaatttaattgaatttgtgCTGGATGATTTTGATTG CAAGGTGACTGTCAGTCTGAGATACGCGGATCTTGTTTCTGTATTACCGAGCCGAATTAGGGTATTAGCATGGCCTATTCATCCGTCCAAGAAGGCTTTGATAACCGACAAAAAAGGAAGTGGAGCAACAGTCGCCAAATCAATTCCTTCTCGCCTTTCTTATGCCGAGGATGCCTTGCGAACCATGAGCTTGCCAGAAG cATACGCCGAAATTGTGCTGAATTTGCCTCGAGTGCTTGAGCAAATCTTTTCACATACCGG CCACGTGGCAACATTTCAATCTCAACAAAGATAA
- the LOC120254110 gene encoding uncharacterized protein LOC120254110, which yields MIMATISIQFHPSFLTGNPLRPITKLNYKSHPLSLLPCTTASIHHPNHSQLKKDELKLAKLAMVTLAAGVLAVTPVQDATAAKTGGRVGGQAFRSPAPPRSSGPRINNSRTNIFINPPIAPPLVGGYGYGGYGWSPFTFFVPGPSVAVGFGGGFELFAAIVVFGIIANVLRRFTRQRDEDEDDY from the exons ATGATCATGGCCACCATCTCCATCCAATTCCATCCCAGTTTCCTCACCGGCAACCCTCTCAGGCCAATCACTAAGCTCAATTACAAATCCCATCCACTCTCTCTTCTCCCATGCACCACTGCATCCATCCACCACCCCAACCATTCCCAATT GAAGAAGGATGAGTTGAAGCTTGCTAAACTAGCTATGGTGACATTAGCTGCCGGAGTTCTAGCTGTCACACCGGTGCAGGACGCCACTGCAGCCAAGACCGGCGGCAGAGTTGGTGGTCAGGCTTTCCGGTCGCCGGCGCCACCGAGATCTTCCGGTCCCCGGATCAACAATTCCAG GACAAACATTTTCATTAACCCACCAATTGCACCTCCATTGGTGGGAGGATATGGATATGGTGGATATGGTTGGTCACCTTTTACATTCTTTGTTCCGGGGCCAAGTGTTGCTGTTGGATTTGGAGGAGGCTTTGAGCTCTTTGCTGCCATTGTTGTTTTTGGTATCATTGCTAATGTTTTAAGAAGATTTACAAGACAaagggatgaagatgaagatgattatTGA